One Lepus europaeus isolate LE1 chromosome X, mLepTim1.pri, whole genome shotgun sequence genomic window carries:
- the EOLA2 gene encoding protein EOLA2: MKFGCLSFRQPYAGFVLNGVKTVETRWRPLLSSHQNHTIAVHIARRDWEDVTWQELLVERLGMTPTQIQALLLEGEKFGRGVIAGLIDIGETWQCPENLAPVEIVELESQAVLTDLKQKYLTVISNPRWLLEPVPCQGGKDVFQVDLPEHLIPLEREVCRVCIPAGNVADTSAHHHVQLDLY, translated from the exons ATGAAGTTTGGCTGCCTCTCCTTCCGGCAGCCTTATGCGGGTTTTGTCTTAAATGGAGTCAAGACTGTGGAGACGCGCTGGCGTCCCCTGCTTAGCAGCCACCAGAACCATACCATCGCCGTCCACATTGCTCGCCGGGACTGGGAAGACGTCACCTGGCAGGAGCTGCTGGTGGAAAGGCTTGGGATGACTCCCACCCAGATTCAGGCCTTGCTTCTGGAAGGGGAAAAGTTTGGGCGAGGAGTGATAGCCG GGCTCATTGACATTGGGGAAACGTGGCAGTGCCCTGAAAACTTGGCTCCCGTGGAGATTGTGGAACTGGAAAGTCAAGCCGTTCTGACCGACCTGAAGCAGAAGTACCTGACTGTGATTTCAAACCCCAGGTGGTTACTGGAGCCTGTGCCCTGTCAAGGCGGAAAGGATGTGTTCCAGGTAGACCTCCCAGAGCACCTGATCCCTCTGGAACGTGAGGTCTGCAGAGTATGCATCCCTGCGGGGAACGTAGCTGACACCTCAGCTCACCATCATGTGCAGCTAGATCTATATTAA
- the LOC133753694 gene encoding heat shock transcription factor, X-linked member 3-like — protein sequence MASHSSTENCEAMLGPPASGEAAIEVLSNSSPVPNVDSGKALVQLSEEAVSEATTRRLQVPGSQDQVAVNMQGTDILCGLSFPRKLWMIVEDPAFESVCWNEDGDTVIIENDLFQREVLLREDGDRIFETDSIKTFIRQLNLYGFSKIRSKNSALSPGNKQMMIYRNVNFQRDKPALLANIQRKGDQRRFGRQSTCGTSQKKRKLVATRRSPRTQPNKEDEEAERRAQREAASAHRPISGQSLMFSGIWSMSNITVRPLRIYAPEEPGGPSGEGTSSNVMFAPPGTAGMQGAGEAISSPVAYPDYDSMISLYTTCYSILLAALFTMTSNQPLEQEGSSNSRCVICERVRENPPP from the exons ATGGCTAGTCATAGTAGTACAGAAAACTGTGAGGCCATGCTGGGACCCCCTGCCAGTGGAGAGGCAGCTATTGAGGTCCTGTCCAATTCTTCACCTGTTCCCAATGTGGATTCAGGGAAggctttggttcagctcagtGAAGAGGCAGTGAGCGAGGCTACTACTCGCAGGCTCCAGGTTCCAGGCTCCCAAGATCAAGTGGCAGTCAACATGCAAGGCACCGATATCCTTTGCGGGCTCTCCTTCCCCAGAAAGCTTTGGATGATAGTGGAGGATCCTGCATTTGAGTCTGTGTGCTGGAACGAAGATGGAGACACTGTGATCATCGAGAATGACCTCTTCCAGAGGGAAGTCCTTCTTCGGGAAGACGGAGACAGGATTTTTGAAACAGACAGCATAAAGACCTTCATCCGTCAGCTTAACCTCTATGGATTCAGTAAAATACGCTCCAAGAACTCTGCTCTCTCTCCAGGGAACAAGCAAATGATG ATATATCGCAACGTCAATTTTCAGAGAGACAAGCCTGCCCTTCTCGCAAACATTCAAAGAAAAGGAGACCAGAGACGCTTCGGTCGGCAGTCCACCTGCGGAACGAGCCAGAAGAAAAGGAAGCTGGTAGCTACCAGACGATCCCCACGGACGCAGCCCAACAAggaagatgaggaagctgagaggAGGGCCCAGAGGGAAGCTGCCAGTGCTCACCGCCCCATCAGCGGCCAGTCACTCATGTTCTCTGGCATCTGGTCTATGAGTAACATCACTGTGAGACCCCTGAGAATCTATGCCCCTGAGGAGCCGGGTGGCCCAAGTGGGGAGGGCACCTCTTCCAATGTCATGTTTGCACCTCCGGGTACAGCTGGAATGCAAGGTGCCGGGGAAGCAATCAGCAGCCCCGTAGCCTATCCCGATTATGATTCCATGATATCTTTGTACACCACCTGCTACTCCATCCTGTTAGCTGCCCTCTTCACCATGACTTCCAATCAGCCCCTGGAGCAGGAGGGTTCCTCCAATTCCAGGTGTGTCATCTGTGAACGGGTCAGGGAAAATCCACCTCCATAA